One genomic window of Quercus lobata isolate SW786 chromosome 9, ValleyOak3.0 Primary Assembly, whole genome shotgun sequence includes the following:
- the LOC115961841 gene encoding phosphatidylinositol/phosphatidylcholine transfer protein SFH9-like, translated as MILLISSRRFLKARKFDMDKTLYMWVEMLNWRKEFGVDSILKDFVYDEYEEVRRWYPHGYHGVDKAGRPVYIERLGKIELSKLMNVTTVDRFLEYHVQGFEKVFSEKFPACSIAAKRHIDSTTTVLDVQGLNWVSFGKVAHDLVMHMQKIDGDNYPETLHQMFIVNAGSGFKLLWNTAKSFLDPMTTSKIHVLGSRFHSKLLEAIDSSQLPDFLGGTCSCPNEGGCLRSDKGPWNDREIVKLVHAEEAMYLRRVKSSSDHDDFSSKVSHGEISAAGSKLLKTTSASGVRQKMPVGHEMSVLECVTISNSFLSLLAKIKCNGA; from the exons ATGATCTTGCTTATCTCAAGCAGAAG GTTTCTAAAGGCAAGGAAGTTTGACATGGATAAAACTCTCTATATGTGGGTTGAAATGCTTAACTGGAGGAAAGAATTTGGAGTAGATTCTATTCTAAAG GATTTTGTATATGATGAATACGAAGAAGTTCGGCGTTGGTATCCACATGGCTACCATGGTGTAGACAAAGCGGGGCGACCTGTTTATATTGAAAGACTTGGTAAAATTGAACTCAGCAAGCTGATGAATGTCACTACGGTGGACCGGTTTTTAGAGTATCATGTTCAGGGGTTTGAGAAGGTCTTCAGTGAGAAGTTCCCAGCATGTTCCATTGCAGCCAAGAGACACATAGATTCTACAACGACAGTACTGGACGTGCAAGGGCTG aattGGGTTAGCTTTGGCAAGGTTGCCCATGATCTTGTTATGCACATGCAGAAAATTGATGGTGATAACTATCCTGAG ACATTACATCAGATGTTCATTGTTAATGCTGGTAGTGGGTTCAAACTACTATGGAATACAGCAAAAAGCTTTCTAGACCCAATGACCACTTCGAAGATACAT GTTTTAGGCAGCAGATTCCATAGTAAGTTGTTGGAGGCTATAGACTCAAG CCAACTACCAGATTTTCTTGGTGGAACTTGCTCATGCCCAAATGAAGGTGGGTGTCTTAGATCTGACAAGGGGCCTTGGAATGATCGAGAAATAGTGAAA CTGGTACATGCTGAAGAAGCAATGTATCTAAGAAGAGTTAAAAGTTCCTCTGATCATGATGATTTTTCCTCCAAG gtttCACATGGTGAAATATCTGCTGCTGGGTCAAAATTACTCAAGACAACAAGTGCTTCTGGCGTCAGGCAGAAAATGCCAGTTGGTCATGAAATGAGTGTGCTTGAA TGCGTAACTATTAGTAATTCCTTTCTCAGCCTTTTGGCTAAGATCAAGTGTAATGGTGCTTAA